Proteins encoded in a region of the Cheilinus undulatus linkage group 8, ASM1832078v1, whole genome shotgun sequence genome:
- the p3h3 gene encoding prolyl 3-hydroxylase 3, whose product MALTSNHLTVYVAFNVVFVALLNFAFAAPGSGSSNVLSLLQPYDFLYYSGVRSYFNGEWAKAAELLEKSLVTKESLFRVRRQCQKDCESAGKESLSKLDSERGSLWDLWALDWVQQRAECLRFCLGRSVTPAGQLPVSTDIEYEFGSRNPYNFLQVTYYKLEKLQKAASAAYTYFIANPSHLEMRNNIEKYRRMEGVTEEAFQDREIENEKHWVLYDSALQFEASSDWVKAAEKWKGCVNETLRQTEECRVQCEVASQRLPEDRGLDSVYGVFEKAAALSLSLLSCRQSCVTQIATRPGRISAQEDFLPSQLEHLHIAQFKAGDISGAVQTLRSLLLFYPSDKDSLDNLQLYTETLGGDTESQGTQPAQEFVTYVKSSLQEKKLLYFGMENLDFTFIDPDLWTPEDIVPESLRDAWRIEKEKMNEKMKEGEQQDEVDDSGFFAGGPVRQVGVTITMDDMVLNGTNRVVLDGVMTEKECDRILQLATVAGSLGDGYQGRRSPHTPHETFEGLTVLRAVKLAQEGLVNQSDAKLLYELGERTRTLLHSYFRSPSGLFVSFTHLVCRSAVAGDQEGRLDLSHPVHVDNCLLEPDTKQCWREPPAFTHRDLSAILYLNDNFDGGELFFTNRDAKTVTAQVKPSCGRLVGFSSGPVNPHGVTAVTKGRRCALALWFTKEKLYRDMEREEAEALWAAAGQSVVKKDEERTEGRNARSQAKKERGKGGRGRVIGGKDEL is encoded by the exons GTATACGTGGcgtttaatgttgtttttgtagCTTTGCTTAATTTCGCTTTTGCAGCCCCGGGTAGCGGCAGCTCTAACGTGTTGTCACTCCTGCAGCCGTATGATTTTCTGTATTACAGTGGAGTACGTTCATATTTTAATGGGGAGTGGGCGaaagctgcagagctgctgGAGAAATCCCTCGTTACCAAAGAATCACTGTTCAGGGTCCGCAGACAGTGTCAAAAAGACTGTGAGTCAGCAGGGAAAGAGTCTCTCAGTAAACTAG ACTCTGAAAGGGGAAGTCTGTGGGACCTGTGGGCCTTGGACTGGGTGCAGCAGAGAGCTGAATGTTTGAGGTTCTGTTTGGGACGTTCAGTGACACCAGCAggacaacttcctgtttccacaGACATCGAGTATGAATTTGGCAGTCGCAACCCTTACAACTTCCTGCAGGTCACATATTACAAG TTGGAAAAGTTGCAGAAGGCGGCATCGGCAGCTTATACCTACTTCATTGCCAACCCCAGTCATCTCGAGATGAGGAACAACATCGAGAAGTACAGGCGGATGGAAGGAGTGACTGAGGAGGCCTTTCAGGACAGAGAGATTGAGAATGAGAAACACTGG GTCCTGTATGATTCTGCACTTCAGTTTGAGGCTTCCTCTGACTGGGTGAAGGCTGCAGAGAAATGGAAAGGGTGTGTGAACGAAACGCTGCGGCAGACGGAGGAGTGCAGGGTGCAGTGTGAGGTGGCCTCTCAGCGGCTGCCAGAAGACCGGGGACTAGACAGTGTTTATGGCGTATTCGAGAAAGCTGCag CTCTTTCCCTCTCCCTGCTGTCGTGCCGGCAGTCGTGTGTGACTCAGATAGCCACAAGGCCTGGGAGAATTTCTGCACAGGAGGATTTTCTGCCCTCACAGCTGGAGCATCTACATATTGCACAGTTTAAAG CTGGTGATATTAGTGGAGCAGTACAGACTCTTCGCTCCCTTCTTCTTTTCTACCCCTCTGACAAGGACTCATTAGACAACCTGCAGCTCTACACCGAAACACTAGGGGGTGACACAGAGTCACAGGGCACACAGCCTGCTCAG GAGTTTGTCACATATGTCAAGAGCTCCTTGCAGGAGAAAAAGTTGCTGTATTTTGGTATGGAGAACCTTGACTTCACTTTCATTGACCCA GATCTTTGGACTCCAGAGGATATTGTACCTGAATCACTCAGAGATGCCTGGAG aattgaaaaggagaaaatgaatgagaaaatgaaagaaggaGAGCAGCAAGATGAAGTGGATGACAGTGGATTTTTTGCTG GTGGCCCAGTCCGTCAGGTGGGTGTGACTATCACCATGGATGACATGGTTCTAAATGGGACCAATCGTGTAGTCCTGGATGGAGTCATGACAGAGAAAGAGTGTGACAGGATATTGCAGTTAGCAACA GTTGCAGGATCTCTAGGAGATGGTTACCAGGGACGACGGTCTCCACACACTCCTCATGAGACATTTGAGGGCTTGACTGTTCTCAGAGCAGTAAAG ttgGCTCAGGAAGGCTTGGTGAACCAATCAGATGCCAAGCTGTTATACGAGCTGGGCGAGAGAACAAGAACCCTGCTGCACTCCTACTTCAGGAGCCCCTCAGGACTCTTTGTGTCTTTCACACACCTGGTCTGCCGCAGTGCTGTTGCAG GTGACCAGGAGGGCAGGCTGGACCTGTCTCACCCTGTCCATGTTGACAACTGTCTCCTAGAACCAGATACCAAGCAGTGCTGGAGGGAACCACCAGCATTCACACACAGAGACCTCAG TGCCATTCTTTACCTGAATGACAACTTTGATGGTGGCGAGTTATTCTTTACAAACAGGGATGCAAAGACAGTAACA GCTCAAGTAAAACCCAGCTGTGGTCGACTGGTGGGCTTCTCCTCTGGTCCAGTAAACCCACATGGTGTGACTGCAGTGACGAAAGGCCGGCGGTGTGCTCTGGCACTCTGGTTCACAAAGGAGAAGCTCTACAGGGACATG GAGCGAGAGGAGGCGGAGGCCCTGTGGGCTGCAGCTGGACAGAGTGTGGTGAAAAAAGACGAGGAGAGGACAGAGGGCAGGAACGCTCGGAGCCAggcaaagaaagagagaggcaaAGGGGGGAGAGGAAGGGTGATTGGGGGCAAAGATGAACTGTGA